The genomic interval ATCTCTCTCCACAACGGTTACGACTTTCTATTGAACCACGGCGGGGGGTGAGTGGGTGGATGGGTAGGCGGGTGGGTGGGTGGATGGGATTATTTGAGACTTGGGAGGTCTTCCTTCACCTCTTCACTTCTTCACCCACACACCCTCTTCACCCCTCGACCCGGTAAAGTTTTAAAGCAACCTCTTCATCCCCTGGCTAACCTCCATGAAATCCGTCATTCCTGTGCCGCTGCCGAGTCATCCTTACGAGGTGGTGGTTGCCACGGCGGGCATAGACCACCTGGGCAGCTGGCTGGCCGGAGCCGAAACGCCACTGGTGAAGCCGGGGCAGAAGCTGTTGCTGGTGTCTAATCCGGCCATTTTCAAGCACTATGGCGATCGCGCTCTGGCCGCCCTCACCCAGGCGGGCTACACCGTCGAAACCTGCCTGTTGCCGGCGGGAGAACGCTACAAAACCCTCAGCTCGATTCAAAAAATCTACGATGCGGCCCTGGGCTTTCATCTAGAGCGCAAGTCGGCTATGGTCGCCCTGGGGGGCGGCGTGATTGGCGATATGACCGGGTTTGCTGCCGCCACCTGGCTGCGGGGGGTCGCCGTGGTGCAGGTGCCCACCTCGCTGCTGGCCATGGTCGATGCCTCCATTGGCGGCAAAACCGGCGTCAACCATCCCCAGGGCAAAAACCTGATCGGGGCCTTCCACCAGCCGCGCCTGGTGGTGATCGACCCCACGGTGCTCAAAACCCTGCCTCCCCGCGAGTTTCGAGCGGGCATGGCGGAGGTGATCAAATACGGCGTGATCTGGGACAAGG from Leptolyngbya sp. KIOST-1 carries:
- the aroB gene encoding 3-dehydroquinate synthase; amino-acid sequence: MKSVIPVPLPSHPYEVVVATAGIDHLGSWLAGAETPLVKPGQKLLLVSNPAIFKHYGDRALAALTQAGYTVETCLLPAGERYKTLSSIQKIYDAALGFHLERKSAMVALGGGVIGDMTGFAAATWLRGVAVVQVPTSLLAMVDASIGGKTGVNHPQGKNLIGAFHQPRLVVIDPTVLKTLPPREFRAGMAEVIKYGVIWDKDLFETLEAAPRLDQYRYLGEDLLHTILTRSCQAKAEVVSQDEKEAGLRAILNYGHTIGHAVESLMHYRGVNHGEAVAIGMVAVGKIATALNYWTAAAETRQLQLIEKAGLPTQIPAQLKAEDILALLQGDKKVEDGQVRFVIPQGLGAAVVTGDITREQMLAAL